The following coding sequences lie in one Halogeometricum rufum genomic window:
- a CDS encoding endonuclease III domain-containing protein has protein sequence MPEEPAENISGGDGGGGTPAAFAPGEADSRAEAVVDELGRMYWQKAYGGQDAFECLVRTILSQNTSDVASQPAHDALMERYAGRADLAEALADAERAALAETISSAGLYNQKSEMILGAAERICDEFGGADGFDDFVKDEDPGAVRDRLLDIHGVGPKTADCVLLFAGGRGGVFPVDTHVHRIARRMGLAPADADHEGVREALERDVPAEKCGFGHTAMIQFGREYCSARKPACLDGPEACPLYDLCDRVGVDEVDETVVDPSTAEE, from the coding sequence ATGCCCGAGGAACCTGCGGAGAACATCAGCGGCGGCGACGGCGGCGGCGGCACGCCCGCGGCGTTCGCGCCCGGCGAGGCCGACTCCCGCGCGGAGGCCGTCGTCGACGAGTTGGGGCGGATGTACTGGCAGAAGGCCTACGGCGGACAGGACGCCTTCGAGTGCCTCGTCCGGACCATCCTCAGCCAGAACACCAGCGACGTGGCGAGCCAACCCGCCCACGACGCGTTGATGGAGCGGTATGCCGGCCGAGCGGACCTCGCAGAAGCACTCGCCGACGCCGAACGGGCCGCACTCGCCGAGACCATCTCCTCGGCGGGGCTCTACAACCAGAAGTCCGAGATGATACTCGGCGCGGCCGAGCGAATCTGCGACGAGTTCGGCGGGGCCGACGGCTTCGACGACTTCGTGAAGGACGAGGACCCCGGCGCGGTCAGAGACCGACTCCTCGACATCCACGGCGTCGGGCCCAAGACGGCAGACTGCGTCCTCCTGTTCGCGGGCGGCCGCGGCGGCGTCTTCCCCGTCGACACCCACGTCCACCGCATCGCGCGGCGCATGGGCCTCGCTCCCGCCGACGCCGACCACGAGGGAGTGCGCGAGGCCCTCGAACGCGACGTGCCCGCCGAGAAGTGCGGTTTCGGTCACACCGCGATGATTCAGTTCGGCCGCGAGTACTGCTCCGCGCGGAAGCCGGCGTGTCTCGACGGGCCGGAGGCGTGTCCGCTGTACGACCTGTGCGACCGCGTGGGCGTGGACGAGGTGGACGAGACGGTGGTCGACCCCTCGACTGCGGAGGAGTGA
- a CDS encoding MFS transporter, whose translation MDGQGQRIGDVVDTIPVGRFHWLVMATVGGVWAAMAMSILAVSFALPTFIEIWNLSGFTAGVLGSASLLGMLVGNTVGGWYADRAGRKRTLVASVVTFSVFTALTALAVGLYSAIGLRFVTGIGLGGGLVAGASYLAEQLPSQVRGRFVTYLEACFSVGSIAVVALAWGVFSVLTGPDGTVGGVAAWRVFFAAGILPLGLAVVAARSLPRSPYFLARQGRTDAATEALETMAVLNRVEPPSTSGPWRAADPDDTGYRRLFDPELVGTTVLLASLWVVVNLAFYGIFTWLPDTVANAGYADDLYRFLFVVTVFQLTGQLSAAYLIEVLGRKWTLGGFTILGGAGTLLFAAAIPGAGIDLGAARTEAFLFGLFVMGFAVLGAWAVLYAYTSEVFPTEVRSTGLGVTGSIGKVAAAAGPVFFGTLAQFGYLVALAPVAVSLFVAGVALLVWGVETKGRTLL comes from the coding sequence ATGGACGGTCAGGGGCAGCGAATCGGTGACGTCGTCGATACCATCCCGGTGGGGCGCTTTCACTGGCTGGTGATGGCGACCGTGGGCGGCGTCTGGGCCGCCATGGCGATGTCGATACTCGCCGTCTCCTTCGCGCTCCCGACGTTCATCGAGATCTGGAACCTGTCGGGGTTCACCGCGGGCGTCCTCGGAAGCGCGAGTCTGCTCGGGATGCTCGTGGGCAACACCGTCGGCGGGTGGTACGCCGACCGCGCGGGGCGCAAGCGCACGCTCGTCGCGTCCGTCGTCACGTTCTCGGTCTTCACCGCGCTGACCGCGCTCGCGGTCGGCCTGTACTCGGCCATCGGTCTCCGGTTCGTGACGGGCATCGGCCTCGGCGGGGGACTCGTCGCGGGCGCGTCGTACCTCGCCGAGCAACTCCCCTCGCAGGTCCGCGGTCGGTTCGTCACGTACCTCGAAGCGTGCTTCTCGGTCGGCAGCATCGCGGTGGTGGCGCTCGCGTGGGGCGTCTTCTCGGTTCTCACCGGTCCGGACGGGACGGTCGGCGGCGTGGCGGCGTGGCGCGTGTTCTTCGCCGCCGGTATCCTGCCGCTCGGTCTCGCGGTCGTCGCGGCCCGCTCGCTCCCGCGGTCGCCGTACTTCCTCGCCCGACAGGGCCGGACGGACGCCGCGACCGAGGCGCTCGAAACGATGGCCGTCCTGAACCGGGTCGAACCGCCGTCGACGTCCGGTCCGTGGCGCGCCGCCGACCCGGACGACACGGGGTATCGGCGGCTGTTCGACCCCGAGTTGGTCGGGACGACGGTCCTGCTCGCGAGCCTCTGGGTCGTCGTCAACCTCGCGTTCTACGGCATCTTCACCTGGCTCCCCGACACCGTCGCGAACGCGGGGTACGCCGACGACCTCTACCGCTTCCTGTTCGTCGTCACCGTCTTCCAGTTGACCGGACAGCTCAGCGCGGCGTACCTCATCGAGGTTCTCGGCCGCAAGTGGACGCTCGGCGGGTTCACCATCCTCGGCGGCGCCGGGACGTTGCTGTTCGCGGCGGCGATTCCCGGCGCCGGTATCGACCTCGGCGCGGCCCGAACGGAGGCGTTCCTGTTCGGCCTGTTCGTGATGGGGTTCGCGGTGCTCGGGGCGTGGGCGGTGCTGTACGCGTACACCTCGGAGGTGTTCCCCACGGAGGTCCGCTCGACGGGTCTGGGGGTCACCGGCTCCATCGGGAAGGTCGCCGCGGCCGCCGGCCCGGTGTTCTTCGGGACGCTCGCACAGTTCGGCTATCTCGTCGCGCTCGCTCCCGTCGCGGTGTCGCTCTTCGTCGCCGGGGTCGCGCTGTTGGTCTGGGGAGTCGAGACGAAGGGCCGGACGCTGCTGTGA
- a CDS encoding DUF371 domain-containing protein, with amino-acid sequence MHEEVVRARGHENVSAEHESTFEVTSDDWLTPAGDCILAVEADRTPADFDEAFVDACRDADATLTATVEVEGPDGETYRQTVEGRGHPDLSFAGDRSHVGRTSDYVDDRTILVGADAAAADFDRDLVSALADGGDVTFTLRVE; translated from the coding sequence ATGCACGAAGAAGTCGTTCGCGCGCGCGGGCACGAGAACGTCTCCGCCGAACACGAGAGCACGTTCGAGGTCACGTCCGACGACTGGCTCACCCCCGCAGGAGACTGCATCCTCGCTGTCGAGGCGGACCGGACCCCCGCCGACTTCGACGAGGCGTTCGTGGACGCCTGCCGGGACGCCGACGCGACCCTCACAGCCACCGTCGAAGTCGAGGGCCCCGACGGCGAGACGTACCGACAGACCGTCGAGGGGCGCGGCCACCCCGACCTGAGCTTCGCGGGGGACCGCAGTCACGTCGGGCGCACCAGCGACTACGTGGACGACCGCACGATACTGGTCGGCGCAGACGCCGCGGCGGCCGACTTCGACCGTGACCTCGTGTCGGCACTGGCCGACGGCGGCGACGTGACGTTCACGCTCCGGGTGGAGTGA